Within Halobacterium jilantaiense, the genomic segment CCAGGTACGCGACGCCGACGGAGACGAACCACCGGGAGCCACGGGACGCCGACATGGTCGCTCGGAGTGCCGAGAGCGCGAAAAAAGCCGCCCCGGACGCGTTCGGTTGCGTGGTACCATCCCGCACGGATAACCGCGTGGACAGCGTACGTCAGAACATGGACGAACTGACTTCCCGCGAACGAGACGCGCTCCACGAACTCCAGCTCGGCGTCGAGCAGGTCTACCGGGCGTACGGCCAACTGCTCGGCTTCCACCACAGTCTCGGTCGCGGCATGGACCACCTCGACGAGGCCGAGCGACTGCTGCGGGCGTGCGGCCACGACCAGCACGCCGACGCGCTCCGCGACACGCACCTGCCGGCCGGCGCGGTCGGCGACCGGTGGAGCTACGAGCTCGTCGAAGACGTCCGGCACGGCCTGCTGGACGACATCACCGGCTTCGAGGACCGCGTCCGGACGGACCTCGCCGGCGGCACCGAACACGTCACCGAACGACGCCAGCAACGCGAGTGGCGGAACCGCGCGAACACGACCGAGGCCGACGGACGCGGCGACGACCTCGAACAGTAGCGCTGCCGGCCTCAGTCCTCGACGCGACCGGCGTACGACTCCAGTTCCGCGGCGAGTTCGCGGGCCTCGCCCGGCGAGAGCGCGAGGCGGTCGGCGTGCGGTGACACGTCGTCGGTCGCCGTGTTGTCCAGTTCGAGTTCGAGAACGACCTCGTCGTCCCCGCCCGTCGCCACGTTCAGCACCGCCGGCGCGTCCGTCCGCCAGCCGTGCCCCTCCAGTTCACCGTCGAGGAGCGTGAACGTCGTGTACGCGTTCACGCCGAGGACGCGGTCGACCATCTCAGTCGTCCACCGACAGCGGTTCGCCGCTGCCGTCGGTCGGCGCTGGGCTCGCGTCCAGGTCGTCCTCGTCGGCGTACGGGTACCACGTCGTCTTCGTGTTGTGCATGTACGGGTCCTCGTAGCTGGTCTCCTCGGGGTCGGCGAGGCCCTGGAGGGCGTCCTCGTCGTGGCGCGCGACGAACTCCCGGAACGT encodes:
- a CDS encoding DUF6360 family protein — protein: MVDRVLGVNAYTTFTLLDGELEGHGWRTDAPAVLNVATGGDDEVVLELELDNTATDDVSPHADRLALSPGEARELAAELESYAGRVED